In Oenanthe melanoleuca isolate GR-GAL-2019-014 chromosome 9, OMel1.0, whole genome shotgun sequence, the following are encoded in one genomic region:
- the PPP1R2 gene encoding protein phosphatase inhibitor 2 isoform X2 gives MEAPSVPDASATGRGPIKGILKKSGSKASSGAAVGVRQTSQACDEDEHGKKSQKWDEMNIIATYHPAGKDYGLMKIDEPSTPYHSMIGEDDEDAVSDSEYEPLRADVLSKKLAAAAEGRGPKIIARQEESSEEEDEDEELTPEEREKKKQFEMKRKMHYNEGRNIKLARQLIAKELHGEEEEDDEDEEMRDAADVETMSTEATEHD, from the exons aTGGAGGCGCCCTCGGTACCGGACGCCTCGGCGACGGGGCGGGGGCCCATCAAGGGCATCCTGAAGAAGAGCGGCAGCAAGGCATCGTCGGGAGCGGCCGTGGGGGTGCGACAGACCAGTCAGGCCTGCGACGAGGACGAGCACGG taaaaaatccCAGAAGTGGGATGAAATGAACATCATAGCTACGTACCATCCTGCAGGCAAAGATTATGGCTTGATGAAAATTGATGAGCCGAGTACTCCTTACCACAG CATGATAGGAgaagatgatgaggatgcagtGAGTGATTCGGAATATGAGCCCTTAAGAGCAGATGTGTTGAGTAAAAA actggcagctgcagctgaaggtAGAGGACCCAAGATTATAGCAAGGCAAGAAGAAAGCAGtgaggaggaggacgaggatGAAGAATTAACACCTGAAGAACGGG agaaaaagaaacagtttgaaatgaagagaaaaatgcacTACAATGAAGGAAGAAACATCAAACTGGCAAGGCAGCTCATTGCAAAAGAACTACATggtgaagaagaggaagatgatgaggatgaagagATGCGTGATGCTGCAGATGTAGAAACAATGAGTACAGAAGCTACTGAACATG ACTGA
- the PPP1R2 gene encoding protein phosphatase inhibitor 2 isoform X1, with protein sequence MEAPSVPDASATGRGPIKGILKKSGSKASSGAAVGVRQTSQACDEDEHGKKSQKWDEMNIIATYHPAGKDYGLMKIDEPSTPYHSMIGEDDEDAVSDSEYEPLRADVLSKKLAAAAEGRGPKIIARQEESSEEEDEDEELTPEEREKKKQFEMKRKMHYNEGRNIKLARQLIAKELHGEEEEDDEDEEMRDAADVETMSTEATEHEKQTSLLLTISPT encoded by the exons aTGGAGGCGCCCTCGGTACCGGACGCCTCGGCGACGGGGCGGGGGCCCATCAAGGGCATCCTGAAGAAGAGCGGCAGCAAGGCATCGTCGGGAGCGGCCGTGGGGGTGCGACAGACCAGTCAGGCCTGCGACGAGGACGAGCACGG taaaaaatccCAGAAGTGGGATGAAATGAACATCATAGCTACGTACCATCCTGCAGGCAAAGATTATGGCTTGATGAAAATTGATGAGCCGAGTACTCCTTACCACAG CATGATAGGAgaagatgatgaggatgcagtGAGTGATTCGGAATATGAGCCCTTAAGAGCAGATGTGTTGAGTAAAAA actggcagctgcagctgaaggtAGAGGACCCAAGATTATAGCAAGGCAAGAAGAAAGCAGtgaggaggaggacgaggatGAAGAATTAACACCTGAAGAACGGG agaaaaagaaacagtttgaaatgaagagaaaaatgcacTACAATGAAGGAAGAAACATCAAACTGGCAAGGCAGCTCATTGCAAAAGAACTACATggtgaagaagaggaagatgatgaggatgaagagATGCGTGATGCTGCAGATGTAGAAACAATGAGTACAGAAGCTACTGAACATG aaaagcaaacatcTCTGCTTCTTACCATTTCCCCAACGTAG